In a genomic window of Vulpes lagopus strain Blue_001 chromosome 13, ASM1834538v1, whole genome shotgun sequence:
- the LOC121474457 gene encoding membrane-spanning 4-domains subfamily A member 6D-like, with protein sequence MRAQTYSLLGVCEHAAGAHGLIHRYSIGGTIISQPMASETIIVLTPNGINFPQTGEPKPTKQRQDSLEKRLKAEVKVLGTIQILCGAMLLILGIILAFAPSSSHFTAVLSVLLKTSYPFIGALCFVISGILSIVMEKKSTKPLAQSTVAANTLSFLCALLGFVLLSVNLAALDPAFRNCDLDNKKEVHEHYKYFSRFMHPHVKEECFMTKGTLAGTLSVMLICTVLELCLAWLAAVVWWKQARSDFTGSVLFLPQGNKDESGIPIKGFSDPGYEKLLTS encoded by the exons taTTGGTGGCACCATCATTTCACAACCCATGGCCAGTGAGACTATCATAGTTCTGACACCAAATGGCATCAATTTCCCCCAAACAGGGGAACCCAAACCTACCAAGCAGAGGCAAGACAGCCTAGAGAAACGTCTAAAGGCAGAGGTCAAAGTTCTTGGG ACCATTCAGATCCTGTGTGGAGCGATGCTGTTGATCTTGGGAATTATTTTGGCATTCGCTCCCTCCTCTTCACACTTTACTGCAGTGCTTTCCGTCCTGTTGAAGACTTCTTACCCATTCATAGGAGCCTTGTGT TTTGTCATTTCTGGAATTCTATCAATCGTCATGGAGAAAAAGTCAACTAAGCCTTTG GCTCAGAGCACCGTGGCTGCAAACACTTTGAGCTTTCTATGCGCTCTCCTGGGTTTTGTTCTCCTCTCTGTCAACCTGGCTGCTTTGGATCCTGCCTTTCGGAATTGTGATTTGGACAACAAGAAAGAAGTACATGAACACTATAAATATTTCTCCCGTTTTATGCACCCTCATGTTAAGGAGGAATGCTTCATGACCAAAGGCACTCTGGCC GGAACTCTGTCTGTGATGCTGATTTGCACGGTGCTGGAGTTGTGCCTGGCCTGGCTCGCTGCCGTGGTTTGGTGGAAACAGGCTCGCTCAGACTTCACTGGG agtGTGCTTTTCCTGCCTCAGGGTAACAAGGATGAATCCGGCATACCCATCAAGGGATTTTCTGACCCTGGATATGAAAAACTATTGACTTCTTAG